A region from the Vibrio navarrensis genome encodes:
- a CDS encoding SAM-dependent methyltransferase, translating to MLNTSSMVMPRQLSTTQKAARRIIFQCLQKMETGTLTVIESFHTESRERSERFGTPGNDLSGTNVVATIEVKHPGFYSRVLRGGSIAAGEAYMDGWWDSPDLTALMKLMALNLAALDGLEEQSSWLSKLVYKMAHWANRNTQQNSKKNIHAHYDLGNDLYRAFLDENMLYSSAIFQQETDSLEQAQIQKMDRLCQQLKLKSSDHVIEIGTGWGAMAVYMAKHYGCKVTTTTISEKQYEYTQQLVDKLGLSEQLTLLKQDYRDLRGQFDKLVSIEMIEAVGKQYLPSYIKTCQSLLKPGGLMAIQAITIADQRYEYYSDNVDFIQKYIFPGGFLPSVTSLTQATTQHSDLLLRDLYDIGLDYAKTLAHWHRRFNQAETEVRALGYDERFIRMWRYYLSYCEGGFLARTISTVHMTFQRPA from the coding sequence ATGCTAAATACGTCATCCATGGTTATGCCTCGTCAGCTCTCTACCACGCAAAAGGCGGCGCGCAGAATCATTTTCCAATGTCTGCAGAAGATGGAAACGGGCACTCTGACCGTTATTGAAAGCTTTCACACTGAGAGTCGCGAACGCAGCGAGCGCTTTGGTACCCCGGGTAACGATCTCTCTGGGACAAATGTCGTTGCGACGATCGAAGTCAAACATCCCGGCTTTTACTCGCGTGTGTTACGCGGTGGCAGTATTGCTGCCGGAGAAGCCTACATGGACGGTTGGTGGGACAGCCCGGATCTCACGGCTCTGATGAAGCTGATGGCCCTCAACTTAGCGGCCTTAGACGGTTTGGAAGAGCAAAGTAGCTGGCTGAGCAAGCTAGTGTATAAAATGGCCCACTGGGCAAATCGCAATACCCAGCAAAACTCGAAAAAGAACATTCATGCGCACTACGATCTTGGTAACGATCTCTATCGTGCTTTTCTTGATGAAAATATGCTCTACTCGTCGGCGATTTTTCAGCAGGAGACCGACAGCTTAGAGCAAGCGCAAATCCAAAAGATGGATCGTTTGTGCCAACAGTTGAAACTCAAGTCCAGTGACCACGTGATCGAAATCGGCACAGGCTGGGGAGCGATGGCGGTCTACATGGCTAAGCACTACGGATGTAAGGTGACCACCACCACCATCTCTGAGAAGCAATACGAATACACCCAGCAGTTGGTCGACAAGCTTGGCTTGTCTGAGCAGCTCACCCTGCTCAAGCAAGATTATCGCGATCTGCGCGGTCAATTTGACAAGCTGGTTTCGATTGAAATGATTGAAGCGGTGGGTAAGCAGTACTTGCCATCTTACATCAAGACCTGCCAATCACTGCTGAAACCCGGTGGTCTGATGGCGATTCAGGCTATTACCATCGCCGATCAGCGTTATGAGTACTACAGCGATAACGTCGATTTCATCCAGAAATACATTTTCCCCGGTGGCTTTTTGCCTTCCGTGACCTCGTTGACTCAGGCAACCACACAACACAGCGACTTGCTGTTGAGGGATCTTTACGATATCGGCCTCGACTATGCCAAAACCTTGGCACACTGGCACCGTCGCTTTAATCAAGCCGAAACTGAAGTGCGTGCTTTGGGTTATGACGAACGCTTCATTCGCATGTGGCGCTACTACCTGAGCTACTGTGAAGGGGGCT
- a CDS encoding DUF1365 domain-containing protein: MASPAQSQLYVGTVRHRRFTPVQHALNYPLFMPAIDLDELETLQQSVWGFGQRWWHWARWKRSDYLGSGDLKTAVQEKVRQLTGVDCQGKVIAVCHLRYLGLYFSPVNFYYLHDAEGNWRYMLAEVSNTPWNERHYYAVSANQDDQTYGWTQQKAFHVSPFNPLDQQYQWRLKPLGDHLSVHLECHKGEKHFDATMAMKALPFNSKNLLMQLIKMPSQTVKVVFGIYWHALKLWLKGAPFYSHPKYQSDSHPDKQTSATETKNKKRKENSAC; encoded by the coding sequence ATGGCAAGCCCAGCCCAAAGTCAGTTGTACGTCGGCACTGTGCGTCATAGGCGCTTTACGCCGGTACAACACGCGTTGAATTACCCACTGTTTATGCCAGCGATTGATCTCGATGAGCTGGAAACATTGCAGCAGTCCGTTTGGGGTTTCGGCCAGCGCTGGTGGCATTGGGCGAGATGGAAACGCAGTGACTACCTAGGCAGCGGCGATCTAAAAACGGCGGTGCAAGAGAAAGTACGCCAACTGACTGGGGTCGATTGCCAGGGGAAAGTGATCGCAGTCTGTCATCTACGTTATCTCGGGCTCTACTTCAGTCCGGTCAATTTTTATTACTTGCATGACGCTGAGGGGAACTGGCGCTACATGTTGGCGGAAGTGAGTAACACACCGTGGAATGAGCGCCACTACTATGCGGTGTCTGCCAATCAAGACGACCAAACATATGGTTGGACGCAACAAAAAGCGTTCCATGTGTCGCCGTTTAACCCACTCGATCAACAATATCAATGGCGACTGAAACCACTTGGTGATCACTTGAGTGTTCATCTTGAGTGCCACAAAGGCGAAAAACACTTCGATGCGACCATGGCGATGAAAGCGTTGCCATTCAACAGCAAAAACTTGTTGATGCAGTTGATCAAAATGCCGAGCCAGACAGTAAAAGTGGTGTTCGGTATTTATTGGCATGCGTTAAAGCTGTGGCTAAAAGGGGCTCCCTTTTATTCCCATCCTAAATACCAGTCTGATTCGCACCCAGACAAGCAAACGTCAGCAACAGAGACAAAAAATAAAAAGCGCAAGGAGAATTCTGCATGCTAA